In Paenibacillus sp. 1781tsa1, one DNA window encodes the following:
- the cydC gene encoding thiol reductant ABC exporter subunit CydC, translated as MKSGYEHMETVRNGKEKNSWIAPYVAQYRWRFIAVIALGTCAALCAVLLLFASGFLISKSALRPENILMVYVPIVGVRAFGIFRAVFRYIERLAGHDAVLRVLADQRVKLYRILEPQALFLRSRMQTGDVLGALADDVERLQDIYLRTVFPSVTALVMYGAAVIAFGSVDLGFAVWMGLYMLFLVAALPAISLKVTWKWRVRLKKENSRLYTRLTDGVLGLGDWLASGRATEFVQQQEEAEEQVDAIRRKLRRWTRWRDLMAQCVIGLMVISVTLWAGNAAAIGQLPAVMIAAFVLVLFPLTETLLPVGDAVEHLPQYRESLDRLKQLEGKDYLPLQNGAGDADGTGESTSVVKNGNVMAGQPSESLPAASDIPDRRIRLRIPPKLRADIEINRLSYRYTADDSYALQDVSLHLPQGKRLAILGRSGGGKSTLLKLIQGALLPSAGNVLINDLPVQTLEESVPDVIAVLNQSPHLFDTTVANNLRIGRPHATDEEIRQVAAQVGLSGLIESLPQGYDTPMLETGLRFSGGERQRIALARVLLRETPVIIFDEPTVGLDPVTERELMRTILDSLQGKTMIWVTHHLISAEQMDELIFMENGQIAMQGSHEQLLAGEERYRRLIELDRPGWTSRQQREQPLPPVASK; from the coding sequence ATGAAGTCCGGATATGAACATATGGAGACCGTCCGTAACGGCAAAGAAAAAAATAGCTGGATTGCTCCGTATGTGGCACAGTACCGCTGGAGATTCATCGCAGTCATTGCGCTAGGCACTTGTGCTGCACTGTGTGCGGTACTGCTACTGTTTGCCTCCGGATTTCTGATCTCCAAGTCTGCGCTGCGTCCTGAAAACATTCTGATGGTGTATGTACCTATCGTTGGGGTACGTGCATTCGGAATATTTCGCGCCGTCTTTCGATATATCGAGCGCTTGGCAGGACATGATGCCGTACTGCGTGTGTTGGCTGATCAACGGGTGAAGTTATATCGCATTCTGGAGCCACAGGCCCTGTTCCTGCGCTCTCGCATGCAGACCGGAGATGTGCTTGGAGCACTCGCCGATGATGTGGAGCGGTTGCAGGATATTTATCTGCGTACAGTCTTCCCTTCGGTTACAGCGCTCGTGATGTACGGTGCGGCTGTGATTGCTTTTGGCAGTGTGGATCTGGGATTTGCGGTGTGGATGGGCTTGTATATGTTATTCCTTGTTGCCGCGCTACCTGCGATCTCCCTGAAAGTGACGTGGAAATGGCGTGTACGGCTGAAAAAGGAAAACAGCAGGTTGTATACCCGTCTGACTGACGGTGTGCTTGGACTGGGAGATTGGCTTGCAAGTGGACGAGCAACCGAGTTTGTTCAGCAGCAGGAAGAGGCGGAAGAACAGGTCGATGCGATTCGTCGCAAGTTGCGGCGATGGACACGCTGGCGCGATCTGATGGCTCAGTGTGTCATTGGTTTAATGGTCATATCCGTGACGTTATGGGCTGGAAACGCCGCTGCTATCGGACAATTGCCAGCTGTGATGATTGCTGCTTTTGTGCTGGTGTTATTTCCGCTCACGGAAACACTTCTGCCTGTAGGGGATGCGGTGGAGCATCTTCCACAGTACCGGGAATCACTGGATCGCTTGAAGCAGCTCGAAGGGAAAGATTATCTTCCGTTGCAGAATGGAGCCGGTGATGCGGATGGAACGGGCGAATCGACTTCTGTAGTAAAAAACGGCAACGTGATGGCTGGACAGCCATCCGAGTCCTTGCCAGCTGCGAGTGATATCCCGGACAGACGAATTCGTCTTCGCATTCCACCCAAACTCAGAGCAGACATCGAGATTAATCGCTTAAGTTACCGTTATACAGCGGATGATTCCTACGCCCTACAGGATGTATCTCTTCATCTGCCACAAGGTAAACGATTAGCTATCCTTGGACGAAGTGGCGGCGGCAAATCGACCTTGTTGAAGCTCATTCAGGGGGCCTTGCTTCCGTCTGCGGGGAACGTTCTGATCAATGATTTGCCTGTGCAGACGCTGGAAGAGAGTGTGCCTGATGTCATCGCAGTGCTGAATCAGAGCCCACATCTATTTGACACCACGGTAGCGAACAATCTGCGGATCGGACGTCCGCATGCAACGGATGAGGAGATTCGTCAGGTGGCCGCCCAAGTCGGTTTATCCGGTCTGATCGAATCCTTGCCGCAGGGATATGATACACCGATGCTGGAGACAGGGCTGCGTTTCTCTGGCGGGGAAAGGCAACGGATTGCACTGGCCCGAGTACTGCTCCGGGAAACACCTGTTATTATATTCGATGAACCAACGGTAGGGCTTGATCCAGTGACGGAGCGTGAACTGATGCGGACCATTCTGGACAGCTTGCAAGGCAAAACGATGATCTGGGTTACCCATCACCTGATTAGTGCAGAACAGATGGACGAACTTATTTTTATGGAAAATGGACAGATTGCCATGCAGGGTTCTCACGAACAACTGCTGGCCGGGGAAGAGCGATACCGCCGTCTTATTGAACTCGATCGGCCGGGATGGACCAGTCGGCAACAACGGGAACAACCGTTGCCGCCGGTAGCCTCGAAATAA
- a CDS encoding MraY family glycosyltransferase — protein MVYILAFIVSFAVVVLLIPPLGRLAHRLDFVDKPREDVERKLHRQPIPLTASYAIFTGFFLTYIALTKEITWETAALVAGGMLLLTIGTVDDWYKTKGKDFPALPKMLVQVSAAVLVFASGIAFTGFVNPFNAEYVMLPIWLQFILTILWIFGVTTVINFSDGMDGLAGGLSAISAITLFIVAITKGQTDSALMSIILVGVTIGYLKYNKAPAKVFMGDAGATFLGFILAVIALDGAFKQATMLSIFIPILALGVPIFDNIFVVIKRFIQGKAIYQADASQAHYRLLRAGLNHKQVVAVLYLVSTCLCLSSIILMLVEM, from the coding sequence CACCGGCTCGATTTTGTGGACAAGCCCCGGGAGGATGTGGAGCGTAAGCTGCACAGGCAACCGATCCCGCTCACGGCGAGTTACGCGATATTTACTGGATTTTTCCTGACATACATTGCTCTGACCAAAGAAATTACATGGGAAACGGCGGCTCTGGTCGCTGGTGGTATGCTTCTGCTAACGATTGGTACCGTCGATGACTGGTACAAAACAAAAGGCAAAGATTTTCCTGCCCTGCCCAAGATGCTCGTACAGGTCTCAGCAGCAGTACTCGTATTTGCTTCTGGCATTGCGTTCACCGGATTCGTGAATCCCTTCAATGCGGAATATGTCATGCTTCCGATCTGGCTGCAATTCATTCTCACGATCCTCTGGATCTTCGGAGTGACAACTGTCATTAACTTCTCGGACGGCATGGACGGACTGGCTGGCGGTTTATCAGCTATCTCGGCGATCACCCTGTTCATCGTGGCCATTACCAAAGGTCAAACGGATTCCGCACTCATGTCGATCATTCTGGTCGGTGTGACGATTGGTTATCTGAAGTACAACAAAGCTCCTGCCAAAGTGTTCATGGGTGATGCAGGTGCTACGTTCCTTGGCTTCATTTTGGCGGTTATCGCTCTGGACGGTGCATTCAAACAAGCAACCATGTTGTCCATTTTCATTCCGATTCTGGCGCTCGGTGTACCGATCTTCGACAACATCTTTGTCGTGATCAAACGTTTCATTCAAGGTAAAGCGATCTACCAGGCCGACGCGAGTCAAGCTCATTATCGACTGCTGCGTGCCGGATTGAATCATAAACAGGTTGTTGCTGTGCTCTATCTCGTAAGCACTTGTCTGTGCCTTTCCTCCATCATATTGATGTTGGTAGAGATGTAA